ACTTTATCCGTACTCTCACCTGAAATTACGGCCTTGTTCTCCGTGGACCTTATAAGATTGATAGAAATACCATCAAAACCCTTTAGTTCAACAAACTTTTCAAGGCTTTGTGTTAAAGTATTGTCTTGAGCAGGCACCATATACCCAAGAAACATAATAACTAATAACAATAAACGCTTCATTAACATGGTTTAACACCTGAAATTCAGGTTTTTGATACAAGGATTCCTATGAATCAAAATTCATTCCAAAACTACTAGTTCTTACCAATAAGGGAAAAATCCAGATGACGCTTTATCAAATCAGTGCTCTTTACCATAACGATAACTTCATCACCCAATTGATACATTTTCTTTGTTCTTTCCCCAACGATGGCATATTGTTTCTCGTCAAAGATATAATAATCTCCCTTTATGTCCCTGATACGCACCATACCCTCACACTTATTATCAATAATCTCTACGTAAATACCCCATTCCGTAACCCCACTGATTACACCAACAAATTCCTCATCCTTATGGTCTTCCATAAATTTAATCTGCATGTATTTAACGGAATCGCGTTCTGCATTCGCTGCCAAGCCTTCCATATCCGATGAGTGCTTACATTTTTCTTCGTATTTATCTGCCTTAACGGAACTACCACCATCTAAATAGTGTTGTAACAACCTATGAACCATAACATCTGGATACCTTCTGATAGGTGAGGTAAAATGGGTATAATAGTCGAATGCCAAACCATAGTGACCAATATTATCCACGGTATAAATAGCCTTGCTCATACTCCTTATCGCCAAGGTATCCACCAAATTTTGCTCCTTTTGTCCCTTAACATCCTCTAAAAGTTTGTTCAATGAAGCACTGATGGTTTTCTTATCCTTAAAATTCAATTTATGTCCAAACTTAGAAACGATACCGTTCAAGGCAATTAGTTTATCCTCATCCGGATCATCATGGACCCGATACACAAAGGTTTTTTTAGGCTTCTGTTTTCCTATGAACTCCGCCACCTTTCTATTGGCCAGCAACATAAATTCCTCTATGAGCTTATTGGCATCCTTGGATTGCTTAAAATAAACTCCTACAGGTTCATTATTTTCATTAAGATTAAAACGAACCTCAACCTTATCAAATGAGATTGCCCCCTGGTCCATACGCTTTTTACGCATAATCTTAGCAAGACGGTCCATCGTCAATGTGGCCTCCACAATTTCCTCATCAACAGTATAGGCTCCCTCTCGTATTGAGATATCTTTAGGTATCTTACCCTTTTTCGTCTCTATAATATGCTGAGCTTCCTCATAGGCAAAGCGCTCATTTGAATTTATCACCGTCCTTCCGAACCATTGATTTCTTAGAATAGCATTTTTATCCAATTCGAAAATAGCCGAGAATGTATACTTTTCCTCCTTAGGTCTTAAGGAACAGGCATTGTTGGACAACACCTCCGGTAACATAGGTACCACGCGGTCTACCAAATACACGGAAGTAGCCCTATCATAGGCCTCATCGTCCAAAATGGTATCCGTTTTTAAATAATGTGAAACATCCGCAATATGAATTCCTATTTCATAATTTCCGTTTTCTAATTCAGAAAATGAAAGGGCATCATCAAAATCCTTCGCATCCTTTGGATCAATCGTAAAGGTTAAGACATCTCGCATATCCCTCCGCTTGGCAATTTCATCGGCTTGTATACTTGTATCCAAACTATCCGCAAATCGTTCTACTTCTACAGGAAATTCATAAGGCAAACCATATTCGGCCAAAATGGAATGTATTTCCGTATTGTGCTCTCCAGGTCTACCCAAAACTTCGGTTATCTTTCCGTATGGTGAATCCACACCATCGGGCCAATCCATCAATTCTACAATAACCTTGTCCCCATCCTTAGCTCCGTTCAATTTGTCCTGAGTAATAAAAATATCCGTGTACATTCTAAAATCAGTAGGTCGTACAAAGGCAAAAGTCTTTTGCATATCAACAATACCCACGAACGTATTCTTATACCGTTCAATCACTTTTGCGATTTCACCCTCAACCTTTTTGCTTTTCTTCCTGGGGTGGATGTATACCTCAACGATATCCTTATGGAAAGCTTTATTTATCTTATTATTTGGGATAAAGATATCATCCTCCATACCCTCTACTATAATATAAGCATTTCCACGCCCGGTAATATCTACCTGTCCTTTGTGGTAGGTTTTAGTATCTTCCAAAACCTGATAATTACCTATAGATATTTCCTGAATCCTCTTTTTCTCCTTTAATTCCACCAAGCGCTTGATCAACGTATTTCTATCTTGGGCTTCCGTAACCCCAATTTTGGCA
This window of the Maribacter cobaltidurans genome carries:
- the rnr gene encoding ribonuclease R gives rise to the protein MSKRNKKSRNHRKNEITKGIFTVLEKEPKKSFNYKQIAAKIGVTEAQDRNTLIKRLVELKEKKRIQEISIGNYQVLEDTKTYHKGQVDITGRGNAYIIVEGMEDDIFIPNNKINKAFHKDIVEVYIHPRKKSKKVEGEIAKVIERYKNTFVGIVDMQKTFAFVRPTDFRMYTDIFITQDKLNGAKDGDKVIVELMDWPDGVDSPYGKITEVLGRPGEHNTEIHSILAEYGLPYEFPVEVERFADSLDTSIQADEIAKRRDMRDVLTFTIDPKDAKDFDDALSFSELENGNYEIGIHIADVSHYLKTDTILDDEAYDRATSVYLVDRVVPMLPEVLSNNACSLRPKEEKYTFSAIFELDKNAILRNQWFGRTVINSNERFAYEEAQHIIETKKGKIPKDISIREGAYTVDEEIVEATLTMDRLAKIMRKKRMDQGAISFDKVEVRFNLNENNEPVGVYFKQSKDANKLIEEFMLLANRKVAEFIGKQKPKKTFVYRVHDDPDEDKLIALNGIVSKFGHKLNFKDKKTISASLNKLLEDVKGQKEQNLVDTLAIRSMSKAIYTVDNIGHYGLAFDYYTHFTSPIRRYPDVMVHRLLQHYLDGGSSVKADKYEEKCKHSSDMEGLAANAERDSVKYMQIKFMEDHKDEEFVGVISGVTEWGIYVEIIDNKCEGMVRIRDIKGDYYIFDEKQYAIVGERTKKMYQLGDEVIVMVKSTDLIKRHLDFSLIGKN